GTCAGGGTGATGGCAGCAGGCGCGGCGATCACCGAAGCCGCGAGCCCGGCATCCACCAACAACCGCAGTGAACGCCGCCGCTCGGCGCAGAGCTCCGTGATGCGGGCTCGCACGAGCACGAAGCCTTGAGCGGCAAACAGGCACAAGAACGGATAGGCGGTGAGCCAGTGTTTGGTCCCGCCGAAAATGGGCGTCGTCTTGCTCAACCACGGCGCGTAGCTGGTGAGCATGCAGAGCAGCCACAAGAGCTCGGTGGAAAAGAGCTGCCGCTCCTCTCGCGTCGCGGCCGACGGCGCGGCGCTCTGGCGCAGCCTGGACAAGAGGCGCGCGAACATGCCCAGACGAACCCTCGCACCACGGCGCAGCGCCGCCAGCAGGCCGATCAGGAACAAGAGCAGCGTGATGCCGGGCACGGTCCCGGCCGTCATCAACCAGGCGTAACCAAGAGGCATCGGCGGCTTCCAGTAGGTCCGGCCGAGGAACTCCATGTTGTAGTACTCGTGCCCCGTATGGAACGCGACGTAGGCGGCGAGTCGCCGCCCGGTGTCGTGCCAGATCCAGGGCCACGTAGAGTAGAACACCACGGGTCCGATCACTGCCATCGCGAGCAGCGCGAGAGGCGCACGCACCGTTCCAGTACGTAGCTCGCGCCACAGCCCTTCGCCGCGAGCGATCACGAAGTGGGCGATCAAGGCCGGCGGCAGCAGCCACGAGTTGTGTTTGGTGTTGAGGAGACACCCGTACAACACCCCGGTGAAGAGCGCCCAGCGCCAGCCGCCGCCGGTCACCGAGCGAAAGTAGGCGTAGGTCGTGAACAGCCACATGGCTGCCACTGGCATGTCGAAGCAGTCGAGGTGTGCGTGGTAGTAGACCCGCGGCATCATCGCGAAGGCGAGCGCCGCGACGAGCCCGGCGAGGCGGCCACTCACCCGCCGTCCCCAGGCATAGGTGACGGCGACGGCCAGGCTCGACAGCAACATGCCGGGGAAACGGAAGCTCGTGCCCTCGTCCTTGATCAGGTGCCACTCGCTGTGGAGGAACTTGTGCGAGAGCGCGAACAGCGACTTGATCAGGGCCGGGTGTTCGTTGTTCGCCGACCAGAAGCGGTCGATGGTCCCGGGCTCGAGCGCCGCCTTCGGGGCTCGCCAGAGTTGCTCGAACCAGCCTTCGTAGCTGCGCGCCGCCTGGAAGTAGAAGCCCTCGTCTCGAGCGTAACCGAGGTTCTTGGTCGTCGAGTACAAGAGCGCGAGATACAGCGCCGCGAGCCCCAGGCCGATGGCCGGGTCGACGAGCGCCGCGAGAAATCGGCGAAGTCGACTCATCGAGTGTCCG
This sequence is a window from Myxococcales bacterium. Protein-coding genes within it:
- a CDS encoding glycosyltransferase family 39 protein codes for the protein MSRLRRFLAALVDPAIGLGLAALYLALLYSTTKNLGYARDEGFYFQAARSYEGWFEQLWRAPKAALEPGTIDRFWSANNEHPALIKSLFALSHKFLHSEWHLIKDEGTSFRFPGMLLSSLAVAVTYAWGRRVSGRLAGLVAALAFAMMPRVYYHAHLDCFDMPVAAMWLFTTYAYFRSVTGGGWRWALFTGVLYGCLLNTKHNSWLLPPALIAHFVIARGEGLWRELRTGTVRAPLALLAMAVIGPVVFYSTWPWIWHDTGRRLAAYVAFHTGHEYYNMEFLGRTYWKPPMPLGYAWLMTAGTVPGITLLLFLIGLLAALRRGARVRLGMFARLLSRLRQSAAPSAATREERQLFSTELLWLLCMLTSYAPWLSKTTPIFGGTKHWLTAYPFLCLFAAQGFVLVRARITELCAERRRSLRLLVDAGLAASVIAAPAAITLTSNPWGLSAYTPLVGGAPGAATLGLNRTFWGYTTGAAQDFLNQRAPPNTVVYVHDTAMQSWDQMVKDGRLRGDLRGGWTPAQSSFALYHHEPHMARVEYQIWVDYGTVAPAYVGTHDGVPVIWVYERLPK